AAACTCTCCATAAAATCCCAAACAAGTTTGGAACCATCAATAACTTTCGTGGTTTTTCCCTGATTGATAAAAGGAATCATTGGAGTTTCACCTGGCCAACTATGCCCAAGACCATTTAGCTGAATCAATCCAACTTTTTTACCTTCGGCACAACTTTCATATCGAAGAAAATCAATTTTTATTTCGCTAAAATCCTCTTTAAATGCTTCTGATTTTTTGTTAACTGAATCTGAACATTGATTCCACTCTTTCCAACGCAAAAAAGAATCATCAACAGATAAAATTTCTCCGCCGTCTCTCACGTAACCACCGCTATATGGAACAAGAGGATCGTCTGTCCCGGCAATAATCCCTACCGATACGGGATTTGTTTTTAGTGTTATTTTTTGTTTGAGTGTAAAAACTGACATTTGTGCAGCCACACTCACAACGCCTTTCCATAAGTTCGGCCTTTCAACAGCAAGTCTTTGGGCCATAAAACCACCATTGGAGTGTCCCACTAAAAATATTTGTTTCGGGTCAACAGAACCTTCAGCAATCATACGTTTTACTATTGATTCGATAAAAACTATATCGTTAATCTGATCTTCGTCTGCCGGGGTATTTCCTCTTCCGTCAGCCCAACTTCTTTTGTAACCGTCAGGGAATACTACAACAAACCCTTTGGAATCGGAAAGGATATCTAACTTAGTTTGCCTGATCATTGAAGATCCCGATCCAAATCTTCCATGTAAAGCAACTAACAATGGTATTTGTGATCCATTCCAGTTTTTAGGATAGTGAACAATATAGGTTCTTTTTTTATCTTGGATATCGAAAGAATCTATTTTTTCATTGGGTGATAATCTTCGAACCAATCCAAAACAAGAAACAAATAAAAAGCCAGAAATTATAACCAAATAAAAACCTTTCATATTTCTTTTATCTCCTGCTTTGTTGCCTCAATCAATTGTTCTTTATAAATTCGATTTGGCCAATGAGTGATCATAAGCAAAACAACAGGGATCCCTCTCCATTGATCCATACCGATATCATATATTGACTCGTTTACAAAAACTCCAAGATTCCTATAACGGAACATAAGTGTATATTCGGTTCTAATATGTGAAGGTACAAGCCCCCCCGATAAAAAAGTTAAAACGAAATTCAGTCGATGGATGAATAAATATCTATATACTGGATCTTTTTTTTGTAAAATGACTTCTAACTCTAAATTTGAGTTTGGGTCTTGTACAAAACCTGAATTGAGCAGCGTTTCTTGAATCTGTTTTTGTTCCTGTTCATATCGATAAAATCCAGTAAAAACAATTCTAACTTTTTCTTTGGGAATAGAATAAAGTTTGCGTTCTTTAGAAGTAACTAAATCAGGAAATGCAGCACAATTAAAAAACAAAAGAAAACAAAAGAACGAAAGAAACATTAGAAATTGAGATTTACAGTTCATCCTGAGCATCTCCTAAAAATTTGGATACCTTCTCTGTAAGGATAGTCTTCCATTCATTCCGATCATCACCCCACATTAGTAGAAGAGAAACCCAACCAAACACTCGATAAGACTCCATCGGATATCGGAACTCCTTTTCTAATTTTCCTTTCCTACTTAGGCGAAAAACCAAATAATCGTCATCTCTATCTATATCTGGGATAATAAAAACAGTACTAATTGCGAGGAACCGATTGAGCAAATAAGCACCGAACCTTATTGGATCTCTCTCCGGTAAATAAGAAACAGGCTCCGTTGATTCCCCTAGAAAAAATTTAAATCTGGGACTTGATTCCAGAATGATTTGCAGATGTGCATCTGCGTTTGTTTGGTTTTGGTATCGAACAGATGTA
This genomic stretch from Leptospira meyeri harbors:
- a CDS encoding alpha/beta hydrolase family esterase, with product MKGFYLVIISGFLFVSCFGLVRRLSPNEKIDSFDIQDKKRTYIVHYPKNWNGSQIPLLVALHGRFGSGSSMIRQTKLDILSDSKGFVVVFPDGYKRSWADGRGNTPADEDQINDIVFIESIVKRMIAEGSVDPKQIFLVGHSNGGFMAQRLAVERPNLWKGVVSVAAQMSVFTLKQKITLKTNPVSVGIIAGTDDPLVPYSGGYVRDGGEILSVDDSFLRWKEWNQCSDSVNKKSEAFKEDFSEIKIDFLRYESCAEGKKVGLIQLNGLGHSWPGETPMIPFINQGKTTKVIDGSKLVWDFMESL